A genomic segment from Pseudomonas sessilinigenes encodes:
- the dcd gene encoding dCTP deaminase — translation MSIKSDKWIRRMAQEHGMIEPFVERQVRGEHDSRVISFGVSSYGYDVRCADEFKVFTNINSATVDPKNFDAGSFVDVKSDVCIIPPNSFALARTVEYFRIPRNVLTICLGKSTYARCGIIVNVTPLEPEWEGHVTLEFSNTTTLPAKIYANEGVAQMLFLESDEECEVSYKDRGGKYQGQRGVTLPRT, via the coding sequence ATGAGCATCAAATCGGACAAGTGGATTCGCCGCATGGCGCAAGAGCACGGCATGATCGAACCGTTCGTCGAGCGCCAAGTGCGTGGCGAGCACGACAGCCGGGTCATTTCCTTCGGCGTTTCCAGCTACGGCTACGACGTACGCTGCGCCGATGAATTCAAGGTATTCACCAACATCAATTCGGCCACCGTCGATCCGAAGAACTTCGACGCCGGCAGCTTCGTCGATGTGAAGAGCGATGTCTGCATCATCCCGCCGAACTCTTTCGCCCTGGCCCGTACCGTCGAGTACTTCCGTATTCCGCGCAACGTACTGACCATTTGCCTGGGCAAGAGCACCTATGCCCGTTGCGGCATCATCGTCAACGTGACCCCGCTGGAACCGGAGTGGGAAGGCCACGTGACCCTGGAGTTTTCCAACACCACGACCTTGCCGGCGAAAATCTACGCCAACGAAGGTGTGGCGCAGATGCTCTTCCTGGAGTCGGATGAAGAGTGCGAAGTGTCCTATAAGGATCGTGGCGGCAAGTACCAGGGCCAACGTGGCGTGACCCTGCCACGCACCTGA
- a CDS encoding DUF481 domain-containing protein: protein MLSRTLLCFAVLGASMPVWADTVWLKNGDRLSGKIKVFDGGKLLIQTDYGGAISIDWKQVKTLESDQELLVKQDAYSGEKAKSLQPAAEGKVTLANGEAPRTVELASIQQIMKPKPLVEDIVWKGNVDLALDYKRAEKDTDRYDIDFKTSARHGAWRHNAEGEYNREFQNKVVTTDNWSAEYALDRFITQQWFWQGRLTYKRDKVEDLKQQRVVGTGPGYQFWDDELGAFSLGGLLNRTDYTYASGGKDNFYSLAMKWDYNRYLIGKRVEFFTGGEVSKPLSGVADYALDAELGLRYKVTDWASLNLKAEKDLIRGTQSSDLDKTRYTVGFGVAW from the coding sequence ATGTTGTCTAGAACTTTGCTGTGTTTCGCGGTACTCGGCGCCTCCATGCCGGTTTGGGCCGATACCGTGTGGTTGAAAAATGGCGACCGCCTCAGTGGCAAGATCAAGGTTTTCGATGGTGGCAAGCTACTGATCCAGACTGATTATGGCGGCGCCATCTCGATTGACTGGAAGCAGGTCAAGACCCTGGAGAGCGATCAGGAGCTGTTGGTCAAGCAGGACGCCTACTCCGGAGAGAAGGCCAAGTCGTTGCAGCCGGCGGCAGAGGGCAAGGTCACCCTGGCCAATGGCGAAGCGCCCAGGACCGTGGAACTGGCGAGTATCCAGCAGATCATGAAGCCCAAGCCGCTGGTGGAAGACATCGTGTGGAAGGGCAATGTCGACCTTGCCCTGGACTACAAGCGGGCGGAAAAGGATACCGATCGTTATGACATCGACTTCAAGACCTCGGCGCGCCATGGTGCCTGGAGGCATAACGCCGAAGGCGAGTACAACCGCGAATTCCAGAACAAGGTGGTGACCACTGATAACTGGAGCGCCGAGTACGCCCTGGACCGTTTCATTACCCAGCAGTGGTTCTGGCAGGGGCGCTTGACCTACAAGCGCGACAAAGTCGAGGACCTCAAGCAACAGCGGGTGGTGGGTACCGGTCCCGGCTACCAGTTCTGGGACGATGAACTGGGCGCCTTCTCCCTGGGGGGGCTACTCAACCGGACGGACTACACCTATGCCAGTGGCGGTAAGGACAACTTCTATTCCCTGGCCATGAAGTGGGACTACAACCGTTACCTGATTGGCAAACGGGTCGAGTTCTTCACTGGTGGCGAGGTCAGCAAGCCGCTTTCCGGGGTAGCCGACTATGCCCTCGATGCCGAATTGGGGTTGCGTTACAAGGTCACTGACTGGGCTTCGCTGAACCTCAAGGCAGAAAAGGACCTGATTCGTGGTACGCAAAGCAGCGACCTGGACAAGACCCGCTACACCGTAGGTTTCGGCGTGGCTTGGTAA
- a CDS encoding MGMT family protein, with translation MTEPTEAPQTPAQIRRTALYLTLAQVPQGKVVSYGQLAEMAGLGRAARWVGRTLSQLPEDTSLPWHRVLGAGGRISLPAGSPSGDEQRARLRDEGVPVRNNRVDIQRHGWRPVEHSG, from the coding sequence GTGACCGAGCCCACCGAAGCGCCACAAACCCCGGCACAAATCCGACGCACGGCGCTGTACCTGACCCTTGCCCAGGTTCCCCAGGGCAAGGTGGTCAGCTATGGCCAACTGGCAGAAATGGCGGGCCTGGGACGGGCGGCCCGCTGGGTAGGCCGTACCCTCAGCCAACTACCCGAAGACACCAGCCTGCCCTGGCACCGGGTGCTGGGTGCCGGCGGCCGCATCAGCCTGCCGGCCGGTAGCCCATCAGGCGACGAACAGCGCGCGCGACTGCGCGACGAGGGAGTCCCTGTACGCAACAATCGCGTGGATATTCAACGTCATGGCTGGCGCCCGGTAGAGCACAGCGGTTAG
- a CDS encoding cold-shock protein, with protein sequence MSNRQTGTVKWFNDEKGFGFITPQSGDDLFVHFKAIQADGFKTLKEGQQVSFIATRGQKGMQAEEVQVI encoded by the coding sequence ATGTCTAATCGCCAAACCGGTACCGTTAAGTGGTTCAACGATGAAAAAGGCTTCGGCTTCATCACCCCACAATCCGGTGACGACCTGTTCGTACACTTCAAAGCCATCCAGGCTGACGGTTTCAAAACCCTGAAAGAAGGCCAGCAGGTTTCTTTCATCGCTACCCGCGGTCAGAAAGGCATGCAAGCTGAAGAAGTACAAGTTATCTAA